Proteins encoded in a region of the Gallalistipes aquisgranensis genome:
- the clpX gene encoding ATP-dependent Clp protease ATP-binding subunit ClpX, with protein sequence MGKKENDGNMDCCSFCGLPRSEVEVLFGGMDGANICDKCIEHGHELLMESKPARRPARAPKIRKEELLKPAEIKAFLDQYVIGQEAAKRYMSVAVYNHYKRLLHAEEDASDRIEIDKSNIVMVGATGTGKTLLARTIARLLKVPFTIVDATVLTEAGYVGEDVESILSRLLQVADYDVALAERGIVFIDEIDKIARKGDNPSITRDVSGEGVQQALLKILEGTVVNVPPQGGRKHPEQKYIQVNTSNILFICGGAFDGIEKRIAQRLNTRAMGYGRLNERRVDRDNLMQYIMPQDLKAFGLIPELVGRLPVLTYLEPLGRDALRSILTEPKNAIVKQYVSLFKLDGIDLSFDGEVLDYIVDKAVEFKLGARGLRSICEAIMMDTMFDLPSQSDCRSFRVTLPYARSKVEKATLSRLKQVG encoded by the coding sequence ATGGGAAAGAAAGAAAATGACGGCAACATGGATTGCTGCTCGTTCTGCGGTTTGCCGCGCAGCGAGGTGGAGGTGCTGTTCGGAGGGATGGACGGGGCCAACATCTGCGACAAATGCATCGAGCACGGCCATGAACTGCTGATGGAGAGCAAGCCGGCCCGACGTCCGGCCCGCGCTCCGAAAATCCGGAAGGAGGAGCTCCTCAAACCGGCCGAGATCAAGGCCTTCCTCGATCAGTACGTGATCGGTCAGGAGGCAGCCAAACGGTATATGTCGGTAGCGGTTTACAACCACTACAAGCGGCTTCTGCATGCAGAGGAAGATGCATCCGACCGGATCGAGATCGACAAGTCGAACATCGTGATGGTGGGTGCGACCGGTACGGGAAAGACCCTGCTGGCCCGGACGATCGCCCGTTTGCTGAAGGTGCCTTTCACCATCGTGGATGCCACGGTGCTCACCGAAGCGGGCTATGTGGGCGAGGACGTGGAGAGCATTCTCTCGCGGTTGCTGCAGGTGGCCGATTACGATGTGGCGCTGGCCGAGCGGGGAATCGTCTTCATCGACGAAATCGACAAGATCGCCCGCAAGGGGGACAACCCTTCGATCACCCGCGACGTTTCGGGCGAGGGCGTGCAGCAGGCGCTGCTCAAGATACTGGAAGGCACCGTGGTGAACGTGCCGCCCCAGGGCGGGCGCAAGCATCCCGAACAAAAGTACATACAGGTCAATACGTCGAATATCCTGTTCATCTGCGGGGGCGCATTCGACGGGATCGAGAAGCGGATCGCCCAGCGGCTCAACACCCGGGCGATGGGGTACGGGCGGCTGAACGAGCGGCGCGTCGACCGCGACAACCTGATGCAGTATATCATGCCGCAGGACCTGAAGGCATTCGGGCTGATCCCCGAGCTGGTCGGCCGCCTGCCGGTGCTCACCTACCTCGAGCCGCTGGGCCGCGATGCCTTGCGCTCGATCCTGACCGAGCCCAAGAACGCGATCGTCAAACAGTACGTGAGCCTGTTCAAACTGGACGGGATCGACCTGTCGTTCGACGGGGAGGTGTTGGACTATATCGTGGACAAGGCGGTCGAATTCAAGCTGGGGGCCCGGGGATTGCGGTCGATCTGCGAGGCGATCATGATGGACACGATGTTCGACCTGCCCTCGCAGAGCGATTGCCGGAGTTTCCGCGTGACGCTGCCCTATGCCCGGAGCAAGGTCGAGAAGGCGACCCTTTCACGGCTCAAACAGGTGGGATAG
- the clpP gene encoding ATP-dependent Clp endopeptidase proteolytic subunit ClpP gives MKKTEFEKYAMGQGISSLKLHRFRSVADSYISPTIIEERQMNVATMDVFSRLMMDRIIFLGVPIYDDAANIIQAQLLFLESADPEKDIQIYINSPGGSVSAGLGIYDTMQLISSDVATICTGLAASMAAVLLTAGKKGKRSALPHSRVMIHQPLGGAEGQASDIEITARQILQTKKELYEIISEHSGVPIKKIEKDADRDYWMTAPEAVKYGLIDEVLAKRDAK, from the coding sequence ATGAAAAAGACAGAGTTTGAGAAATATGCGATGGGGCAGGGGATCAGTTCGCTGAAGCTGCACCGTTTCCGGTCGGTGGCCGATTCCTACATCTCGCCGACGATCATCGAGGAGCGCCAGATGAACGTCGCCACCATGGACGTGTTCTCGCGCCTGATGATGGACCGGATCATTTTCCTCGGGGTTCCCATCTACGACGATGCGGCCAATATCATCCAGGCCCAGTTGTTGTTCCTGGAGTCGGCCGATCCCGAGAAGGATATACAGATCTATATCAACTCTCCCGGCGGATCGGTTTCGGCCGGGCTGGGTATCTACGATACGATGCAGCTCATTTCATCGGACGTGGCCACCATATGCACGGGGCTGGCCGCCAGTATGGCCGCCGTGCTGCTGACGGCCGGCAAGAAGGGGAAACGTTCGGCGCTGCCCCACTCGCGGGTGATGATCCACCAGCCGCTCGGCGGGGCCGAGGGACAGGCTTCGGACATCGAGATCACGGCCCGGCAGATTCTGCAGACCAAGAAAGAGCTCTACGAGATTATTTCGGAACACAGCGGCGTGCCGATCAAGAAGATCGAGAAGGACGCCGACCGCGATTATTGGATGACCGCCCCGGAGGCCGTGAAGTACGGTCTGATCGACGAGGTGCTCGCCAAGCGGGACGCCAAATAG
- a CDS encoding trigger factor, whose translation MNIVRENLDDLTSLLKVTVGEADYNEAVDKTLRQYKKKANIPGFRPGMVPMGVINKMYRRGAVAEEAYKMASNACFDYLEKEKINYIGDLLPSDRQQPLDFENNTEHEFVFEFGVSPEVKIELGAKDKLTRYTIEVSKEMRDGYRKSFLGKFGRLVDVEKVEGEEALTVTLDSEAMKVEEAYVGLVSMSEEERKPFLGKKVGDQMDVNINELYKNPAQRAAILHVKEDELAGIAPEFKLTVTKIRKFAEPELNEEFFKMAFPEGNVKGEKELDAWFDAQISKDLARESDYLFLLEMRDMLVKKANLTLPEAFLKRWLYTINEGKFTMEDIEKDFAGFVEMMKWNIIQKHYIQTLELNVTKEEALEEAKSLTRMQFAQYGMGTVADDMLANYANSILENKEESRKIYEKLYERKVVDALTPMVKVSEKSVSVEEFGKLAEKYRG comes from the coding sequence ATGAATATCGTAAGAGAAAACCTGGACGATCTGACTTCACTGCTCAAAGTGACCGTGGGTGAGGCCGATTACAACGAGGCGGTGGACAAGACCCTGCGCCAGTACAAGAAAAAAGCCAATATCCCGGGTTTCCGGCCGGGGATGGTGCCCATGGGCGTGATCAACAAGATGTACCGCCGCGGTGCCGTGGCCGAGGAGGCCTACAAAATGGCTTCGAACGCCTGCTTCGACTATCTGGAGAAGGAGAAGATCAACTATATCGGCGACCTGTTGCCCAGCGACCGCCAGCAGCCGCTCGATTTCGAGAACAACACCGAGCATGAGTTCGTCTTCGAGTTCGGCGTGTCGCCCGAAGTGAAGATCGAACTGGGTGCGAAGGACAAGCTGACCCGCTATACGATCGAGGTGAGCAAGGAGATGCGCGACGGATACCGCAAGAGTTTCCTCGGCAAGTTCGGCCGTCTGGTGGACGTGGAGAAGGTGGAGGGCGAAGAGGCCCTGACCGTGACGCTCGACAGCGAGGCGATGAAGGTGGAGGAGGCTTACGTGGGGCTGGTGAGCATGAGCGAGGAGGAGCGCAAACCGTTCCTCGGCAAGAAGGTCGGCGACCAGATGGATGTCAATATCAACGAACTCTATAAGAATCCTGCCCAGCGGGCCGCCATCCTGCACGTGAAGGAGGATGAACTGGCCGGTATCGCACCCGAATTCAAGCTTACCGTTACCAAGATCCGCAAGTTCGCCGAGCCGGAACTCAACGAGGAGTTCTTCAAGATGGCTTTCCCCGAGGGGAACGTGAAGGGCGAGAAAGAGCTGGATGCCTGGTTCGATGCCCAGATTTCGAAGGACCTGGCCCGCGAGAGCGATTACCTGTTCTTGCTCGAGATGCGCGACATGCTGGTGAAGAAGGCGAATCTGACCCTGCCCGAGGCGTTCCTCAAGCGCTGGCTCTACACGATCAACGAGGGTAAGTTCACGATGGAGGATATCGAGAAGGATTTCGCCGGGTTCGTGGAGATGATGAAGTGGAACATCATCCAGAAACATTATATCCAGACGCTGGAACTCAACGTGACCAAGGAAGAGGCGCTCGAAGAGGCCAAGTCCCTTACGCGGATGCAGTTCGCCCAGTACGGCATGGGTACGGTGGCCGACGACATGCTGGCCAACTACGCCAACTCCATTCTGGAGAACAAGGAGGAGTCCCGCAAGATTTACGAGAAGCTCTACGAGCGCAAGGTGGTGGATGCCCTCACGCCGATGGTGAAAGTAAGCGAAAAGAGCGTGAGTGTGGAAGAGTTCGGCAAACTGGCCGAGAAATACCGCGGATAG
- a CDS encoding DUF4153 domain-containing protein, with protein sequence MMRFEPRKWFAALAETVRLFPVETGIVAFTLFAGAPMIAGAFSRFHEGMALIPLFFASAYVLNNLLRGGAFRWGYRLCWIVMLPLWWSASEEWIESTAYFVAYPCLLLAVLACRRVRDDGRFAEEAVAYLYAAAVAGFFATVAYCLLLAIYHSLIYIFGLEYSFIPDFGSYSALLCYGTACPMMLLAFVRGALGGGMAGSGMFTTLLNWIVTPALLVYTAILYLYFVTIAVSWSLPKGGIAYMVFAFAMTAVAVGACQPLLRRRMYGWFFGRFGLVALPAVAMFWIGVLYRVGEYGLTEARVYLLVCGAVMTFSLGLLFSKRGGRYLGICTAALALLVLCTYIPPVSAGALGEASQRDRVERIASRLGMLDGTGRFDVVRRPLSDTVYREDYRRMYESLEYLEREKRFLFGLQEADDLLKIAPEPIEGYVCGWDTVEVDTARTLYLSDDRSSFDVRGYAAVSFPGQWSSGPDRYSFGNDTLRIYTDSVLRCVVSGRELLAEQLRAIGCSEEARPGKRLLEKNAGKLLVWRTDSLTVFFSSMNLRLSPEQNPEIYGLDIRCVLER encoded by the coding sequence ATGATGAGATTCGAGCCCAGAAAATGGTTTGCGGCGCTGGCCGAAACCGTCCGTCTGTTTCCCGTGGAGACGGGAATCGTGGCCTTTACGCTGTTTGCCGGCGCCCCGATGATCGCTGGGGCGTTTTCCCGTTTCCATGAGGGAATGGCGCTGATCCCGCTCTTTTTCGCTTCGGCATACGTGCTGAACAACCTGTTGCGAGGGGGGGCGTTCCGGTGGGGGTACCGTCTCTGCTGGATCGTGATGCTCCCGTTGTGGTGGAGCGCTTCGGAGGAGTGGATCGAATCGACGGCCTATTTCGTGGCCTATCCCTGCCTGCTGCTGGCCGTGCTCGCCTGCCGGAGGGTACGCGACGACGGGCGTTTCGCGGAGGAGGCGGTCGCCTATCTCTATGCCGCGGCCGTGGCCGGGTTTTTCGCTACGGTGGCCTACTGCCTGCTGTTGGCCATTTATCATTCGCTGATCTATATCTTCGGGCTGGAATACTCTTTCATTCCCGATTTCGGCTCCTATTCGGCGCTGCTTTGTTACGGGACGGCATGCCCGATGATGCTGCTCGCTTTCGTGCGCGGTGCGCTCGGGGGCGGCATGGCCGGCAGCGGGATGTTTACCACGCTGCTCAACTGGATCGTCACGCCGGCCCTGCTCGTCTACACCGCGATCCTGTATCTCTATTTCGTGACCATCGCCGTGTCGTGGTCGCTGCCCAAGGGCGGGATCGCCTATATGGTTTTCGCGTTCGCCATGACGGCCGTGGCGGTCGGGGCCTGCCAGCCGTTGTTGAGGCGGAGGATGTACGGCTGGTTTTTCGGTCGTTTCGGGCTTGTCGCCCTGCCGGCGGTGGCGATGTTCTGGATCGGCGTCCTCTACCGGGTGGGGGAATACGGACTGACCGAGGCGCGGGTCTATCTGCTGGTCTGCGGAGCGGTGATGACCTTCTCCCTGGGGCTGCTCTTTTCGAAGCGGGGAGGGCGTTACCTGGGGATATGTACGGCCGCACTCGCCCTGCTGGTGCTGTGCACGTACATTCCGCCGGTTTCGGCCGGGGCGCTGGGCGAAGCCTCGCAACGGGACCGGGTGGAGCGGATCGCCTCCCGTCTCGGGATGCTGGACGGGACAGGGCGTTTCGACGTGGTGCGCCGGCCCCTTTCGGATACGGTGTACCGGGAGGATTACCGCCGCATGTACGAATCGCTGGAGTATTTGGAGCGGGAGAAGCGCTTCCTGTTCGGTCTGCAGGAGGCGGACGATTTGCTGAAAATCGCTCCGGAACCGATCGAAGGTTATGTCTGCGGGTGGGATACGGTGGAGGTCGATACGGCCCGGACGCTTTACCTCAGCGATGACCGGAGTTCGTTCGATGTCCGGGGATACGCTGCCGTTTCCTTCCCCGGGCAATGGTCGTCGGGTCCGGACCGCTATTCGTTCGGGAACGATACGCTCCGCATCTATACCGACAGCGTGTTGCGCTGCGTCGTGTCCGGTCGGGAGCTGCTGGCGGAACAGCTGCGGGCGATCGGCTGTTCGGAGGAGGCCCGCCCGGGGAAAAGGCTGCTGGAGAAAAATGCCGGGAAACTGCTCGTATGGCGGACCGATTCGCTCACGGTGTTCTTTTCTTCCATGAATCTCCGGCTCTCGCCGGAACAGAACCCGGAAATCTACGGGCTCGATATCCGGTGCGTACTGGAGCGCTGA
- a CDS encoding dihydroorotase, protein MADVLIEGGTLVNEGRSFRGYLVVRGERIAEIGEGDRPESGFQGERIDARGMLVLPGAIDDQVHFREPGLTYKEDIRSGSRAAVAGGVTSFMDMPNTKPTTTTLDLLERKRELAAERSLANYSFYFGATNNNLRELHRVDPRTTCGVKVFMGSSTGNMLVDDRRVLSAIFAESPVLIATHCEDEATVRADAERYRRELGDRVSPAMHAVIRSAEACYRSSARAVELADRYGADLHVLHLSTERELSLFDAKPVAEKKITSEVCVHHLWFSEEDYAVKGNRIKWNPSVKRVSDRDALRRGVLGGKVDVVATDHAPHTVEEKSRPYWECPSGGPLVQHSLVAMLELGRQGLWTPEQVVWKMCHAPAIRFAVRDRGFLRKGAYADIAVVRPDDPWVVGPENILYKCGWSPFEGVRFSHRVVYTLVNGRVVNRNGEIDEEFRGQPLEFVR, encoded by the coding sequence ATGGCAGACGTATTGATCGAAGGGGGAACCCTGGTGAACGAGGGGCGGAGTTTCCGCGGATACCTCGTGGTGCGGGGCGAACGGATTGCGGAGATCGGGGAGGGCGACCGGCCCGAAAGCGGATTCCAGGGCGAGCGGATCGACGCGCGGGGCATGCTGGTGCTGCCCGGGGCGATCGACGACCAGGTGCATTTCCGGGAACCGGGACTGACCTATAAGGAGGATATCCGCAGCGGGTCGCGTGCCGCCGTGGCCGGAGGGGTGACCTCGTTCATGGATATGCCCAATACGAAGCCTACCACCACGACGCTCGACCTGCTGGAGCGGAAGCGCGAACTGGCAGCCGAGCGTTCCCTGGCCAACTACTCGTTCTATTTCGGGGCGACCAACAACAACCTGCGGGAGCTGCACCGGGTCGATCCCCGCACCACCTGCGGGGTGAAGGTCTTCATGGGGTCTTCGACGGGCAACATGCTGGTGGACGACCGGCGGGTGCTTTCGGCCATCTTCGCCGAAAGTCCGGTGCTGATCGCCACCCACTGCGAGGACGAGGCGACGGTGAGGGCCGATGCGGAGCGTTACCGGCGCGAACTGGGCGACCGGGTATCTCCGGCCATGCACGCCGTGATCCGCAGTGCGGAGGCGTGCTACCGTTCTTCGGCGCGTGCCGTAGAGCTGGCCGACCGCTACGGGGCGGACCTGCATGTGCTGCACCTGAGTACGGAACGGGAACTTTCGCTGTTCGATGCGAAACCCGTGGCGGAGAAGAAAATCACCAGCGAGGTGTGCGTGCATCACCTCTGGTTCAGCGAGGAGGATTATGCGGTGAAGGGAAACCGGATCAAGTGGAACCCCTCGGTGAAGCGGGTTTCCGACCGGGATGCGCTGCGGCGCGGGGTGCTCGGCGGCAAGGTGGACGTGGTGGCGACCGATCATGCGCCACACACGGTGGAAGAGAAGTCGCGTCCCTACTGGGAGTGCCCTTCGGGCGGGCCGCTCGTCCAGCATTCGCTGGTGGCGATGCTGGAGCTGGGCAGGCAGGGGTTATGGACGCCCGAACAGGTGGTCTGGAAGATGTGCCATGCCCCGGCGATCCGGTTCGCGGTGCGGGACCGGGGGTTCCTGCGCAAAGGGGCCTATGCCGACATCGCCGTGGTGCGGCCGGACGATCCGTGGGTCGTGGGGCCGGAGAATATCCTCTACAAATGCGGCTGGTCTCCTTTCGAGGGGGTGCGGTTCAGCCACCGGGTGGTCTATACGCTGGTGAACGGCCGCGTGGTGAACCGGAATGGAGAAATCGACGAGGAGTTCCGGGGTCAGCCGCTGGAATTCGTGCGGTAG
- a CDS encoding polyprenol monophosphomannose synthase, with protein sequence MRKVVIIPTYNEKENISAMIDKVFSLPEPFDLLVIDDGSPDGTASIVKRRQQDFPDRLHLLERSGKQGLGTAYITGFRWALERDYDYVFEMDCDFSHNPDDLVRLYQAAVEGADVVVGSRYVTGVNVVNWPMKRLLMSYYASVYVRTVTRMPVRDATAGFVCYSREVLERLDLDAVQMKGYGFQIEMKYSAWKLGFRIREVSIVFTERVVGSSKMSSGIFGEAFWGVLKLRFRTIRGRNVR encoded by the coding sequence ATGCGCAAAGTCGTAATCATCCCCACCTATAACGAAAAGGAGAATATTTCGGCCATGATCGACAAGGTCTTTTCGCTGCCGGAACCTTTCGACCTGCTGGTCATCGACGACGGCTCGCCCGACGGAACCGCTTCGATCGTGAAGCGCCGCCAGCAGGATTTTCCGGATCGTCTGCACCTGCTCGAACGGAGCGGGAAGCAGGGGCTCGGAACGGCCTACATCACAGGATTCCGCTGGGCCCTGGAGCGGGACTACGACTATGTGTTCGAGATGGATTGCGACTTTTCGCACAATCCGGACGATCTGGTGCGGCTCTACCAGGCGGCAGTCGAAGGGGCCGACGTGGTGGTGGGTTCGCGCTACGTGACGGGCGTGAACGTGGTCAACTGGCCGATGAAGCGCCTGCTGATGTCCTATTATGCGTCGGTCTATGTGCGGACGGTGACGCGGATGCCCGTGCGGGACGCGACGGCGGGTTTCGTGTGCTATTCGCGCGAGGTGCTTGAACGGCTCGACCTGGATGCCGTGCAGATGAAGGGGTACGGGTTCCAGATCGAGATGAAGTACAGCGCATGGAAGCTGGGATTCCGCATCCGGGAGGTGTCGATCGTCTTCACCGAGCGGGTGGTGGGTTCCTCGAAGATGAGCAGCGGTATTTTCGGTGAGGCTTTCTGGGGCGTGCTGAAGCTCCGTTTCCGCACGATCCGGGGCCGGAACGTACGGTAG
- a CDS encoding NAD(P)/FAD-dependent oxidoreductase produces the protein MPRQITLVLTPRQAADPSFYTPLAIRRAGLTERETALCRVVRRSIDARSRQPKVNLTVEIFEDREPAPDPVRFDYPQVEGRTPVAVVGSGPAGLFAALRLIEQGLRPVVLERGRDVSARKRDVARINRGGEVDPDSNYAFGEGGAGTFSDGKLFTRSKKRGDYRRALELFVFHGADPEILYDAHPHIGTDRLPRIISRMRQTIEAAGGTILFGTRMTGLLLRDGKTAGVRALRTDPASGAVTEEKVEAAAVILATGHSARDIYETLHAADIPLEAKPFAMGVRVEHPQALIDSIQYHTPERGEWLPAAAYSLVTQVAGRGVYSFCMCPGGFIVPALTAPGESVVNGMSPSGRNSVFANSGIVTEIRLSDFAHLVPEHGPLAGLRFQQAFEREARLHGDGGQVAPGQRLADFTARRSSRTLPRTSYVPGITPSEFGRWMPGFIGEALRGGFLDFGRKMRGYLTNEAVIVGVESRTSSPVRIPRDPSTGMHPAVPGLFPCGEGAGYAGGILSAALDGERTAEQTAAYLGKRR, from the coding sequence ATGCCCCGACAGATCACGCTGGTACTCACTCCCCGGCAGGCCGCCGACCCTTCGTTCTACACTCCGCTCGCCATCCGCCGGGCGGGACTTACCGAACGCGAAACGGCCCTCTGCCGCGTGGTCAGACGTTCGATCGACGCCCGCAGCCGCCAGCCCAAAGTGAACCTCACGGTGGAGATTTTCGAAGACCGCGAACCGGCTCCGGACCCCGTGCGCTTCGACTATCCGCAGGTGGAGGGCCGCACGCCCGTGGCGGTCGTGGGCTCCGGACCCGCCGGGCTCTTCGCGGCCCTGCGGCTGATCGAACAGGGGCTGCGTCCCGTCGTGCTGGAACGGGGACGCGACGTCTCGGCCCGCAAACGGGACGTGGCCCGCATCAACCGGGGCGGAGAGGTCGATCCCGACTCCAACTACGCCTTCGGCGAAGGAGGTGCGGGCACCTTCTCGGACGGAAAACTCTTCACCCGTTCAAAAAAACGGGGCGACTACCGCCGGGCCCTCGAACTCTTCGTCTTCCACGGCGCCGACCCCGAAATCCTTTACGACGCCCATCCCCACATCGGCACCGACCGCCTGCCGCGCATCATTTCGCGCATGCGGCAAACGATCGAGGCGGCCGGGGGCACGATCCTCTTCGGTACCCGCATGACGGGCCTGCTCCTGCGCGACGGGAAAACCGCCGGGGTCAGAGCCCTCCGCACCGACCCCGCCTCCGGAGCCGTCACGGAAGAGAAGGTCGAAGCAGCCGCCGTGATTCTCGCCACGGGACACTCGGCACGCGACATCTACGAAACGCTGCATGCGGCTGACATTCCCCTTGAAGCCAAACCCTTCGCCATGGGCGTACGGGTGGAGCACCCGCAGGCACTGATCGACTCGATCCAGTACCACACCCCCGAACGGGGCGAGTGGCTGCCGGCCGCCGCCTACTCGCTGGTGACCCAGGTGGCCGGACGGGGCGTATACTCCTTCTGCATGTGTCCGGGAGGTTTCATCGTCCCGGCCCTCACGGCCCCCGGCGAATCGGTCGTCAACGGCATGTCCCCTTCGGGCCGCAACTCCGTCTTCGCCAATTCGGGCATCGTGACCGAAATCCGCCTCTCCGACTTCGCCCACCTGGTCCCGGAACACGGACCACTGGCCGGCCTCCGCTTCCAGCAGGCGTTCGAACGGGAAGCCCGCCTCCACGGCGACGGCGGACAGGTGGCTCCCGGACAACGTCTGGCCGACTTTACGGCCCGGCGGTCTTCGCGCACCCTGCCCCGCACTTCGTACGTACCGGGAATCACCCCCTCGGAATTCGGTCGCTGGATGCCCGGATTCATCGGCGAAGCGCTCCGGGGCGGGTTCCTCGACTTCGGCCGCAAAATGCGCGGTTATCTGACTAACGAGGCGGTCATCGTGGGGGTCGAATCACGCACCTCGTCGCCCGTGCGGATTCCGCGCGACCCCTCCACGGGCATGCACCCCGCCGTTCCCGGCCTGTTCCCCTGCGGCGAAGGGGCCGGTTACGCAGGCGGCATTCTTTCGGCCGCGCTCGACGGGGAACGAACCGCCGAACAGACCGCCGCCTACCTCGGGAAACGCCGGTAA
- a CDS encoding M48 family metallopeptidase → MNRILSVISLFMLLGTTGAVAQFNLKKALSAGMKTLQAVTLSDAQIEQYVGEYVRQSDSVNTLCGPDDPYTLRLERITQSFNNKDGINIRVYRTQDVNAFACADGSVRVYSGLMDIMSDEEILGVVGHEIGHVRNKDTKDAFRNALLTSALRDGISSAGGTAARLTDSQLGNLGEALMSARYSQKQEYAADQYGYEFLKSHGVNPWAMALSFEKLKKMEEQMGGDKSSKVQQLFSTHPDIEARTKVMAERATAEGFVRPEGK, encoded by the coding sequence ATGAATAGAATTTTATCCGTCATTTCTCTTTTCATGCTGCTGGGCACCACCGGAGCCGTGGCACAGTTCAACCTGAAGAAGGCCCTGTCGGCGGGGATGAAGACCCTGCAGGCCGTCACGCTTTCGGATGCCCAGATCGAGCAGTACGTCGGGGAGTATGTCCGGCAGTCGGATTCGGTCAACACGCTCTGCGGGCCCGATGATCCCTATACCCTGAGGCTGGAACGGATCACGCAAAGTTTCAACAATAAGGACGGAATCAACATCCGGGTGTACCGGACACAGGATGTCAATGCGTTCGCCTGTGCCGACGGCAGCGTGCGGGTCTATTCGGGGCTGATGGATATCATGTCGGACGAGGAGATTCTGGGCGTGGTCGGTCACGAGATCGGGCACGTGCGGAACAAGGATACCAAGGACGCGTTCCGCAACGCCCTGCTCACTTCGGCCCTGCGGGACGGTATCTCCTCGGCGGGAGGTACGGCGGCACGGCTGACCGATTCGCAGTTGGGAAATCTGGGGGAGGCTCTGATGAGCGCCCGTTATTCGCAGAAACAGGAGTATGCCGCCGACCAGTACGGATACGAGTTCCTCAAGAGCCACGGGGTGAATCCGTGGGCCATGGCGCTTTCGTTCGAGAAGCTGAAGAAGATGGAGGAGCAGATGGGCGGCGACAAGTCGAGCAAGGTACAGCAGTTGTTTTCCACGCATCCCGACATCGAGGCGCGGACCAAAGTGATGGCCGAACGGGCGACGGCGGAAGGGTTCGTGCGCCCGGAAGGGAAGTAG
- a CDS encoding S24 family peptidase yields MVTLDNWQRIEKLVKWTGLSVNAFARSIGLNRGENLYQIKRGNNGISKELADLITSKYITVSKAWVLTGEGDMFVEDVAKQQNVTVPYYKMDAVQFVLSKEYIAPTYHIFVPMFSGCDFAALSFGAAMNPEIPQGAIVLCRKAETNNILPGENYLIVSGPFNGIRCIRKDPDSTRVRLVPKNKEDYDEISIEQKEIKRLYLIKGVIINKSV; encoded by the coding sequence ATGGTAACGTTAGACAATTGGCAGCGGATCGAAAAACTGGTCAAATGGACCGGTCTTTCCGTCAACGCCTTTGCCCGGAGCATCGGCCTCAACCGTGGGGAGAACCTCTACCAGATCAAACGCGGCAACAACGGGATCAGCAAGGAACTGGCCGACCTTATCACCTCCAAATACATCACTGTCAGCAAGGCATGGGTTCTCACGGGGGAAGGCGACATGTTCGTCGAGGACGTGGCCAAACAACAGAACGTTACCGTCCCCTACTACAAGATGGACGCCGTGCAGTTCGTCCTCTCCAAGGAGTACATCGCCCCCACCTACCACATATTCGTCCCCATGTTCAGCGGATGCGACTTCGCGGCCCTTTCGTTCGGCGCGGCGATGAATCCCGAAATTCCGCAGGGGGCCATCGTCCTGTGCCGCAAGGCCGAGACGAACAACATCCTGCCCGGAGAGAACTATCTGATCGTAAGCGGCCCCTTCAACGGCATCCGCTGCATCCGCAAGGACCCCGACTCCACGCGCGTGCGTCTCGTGCCAAAAAACAAGGAGGACTACGACGAGATTTCCATCGAACAGAAGGAGATCAAACGGCTCTACCTCATCAAGGGGGTCATCATCAACAAATCCGTCTGA
- a CDS encoding riboflavin synthase, translated as MFSGIVETTATVVAVREEKGNKHFTLRCPFTRELRIDQSIAHNGVCLTVVDIDGDDYTVTAVHETLLKSNLGLLREGDLVNLERSMRPDALLDGHIVQGHVDQTALCTGVEEAGGSWYFSFRYVPQGDNTTVEKGSVAVNGVSLTVVDSKPDSFRVAIIPYTYEHTNFCRIKEGTTVNIEFDIVGKYIARLMKNYLGK; from the coding sequence ATGTTTTCAGGAATCGTTGAAACGACGGCCACGGTGGTGGCTGTCCGCGAAGAGAAAGGCAACAAGCACTTCACCCTGCGGTGCCCCTTCACCCGGGAACTCAGGATCGACCAGAGCATCGCCCACAACGGCGTCTGCCTGACGGTGGTGGACATCGACGGCGACGACTACACGGTAACGGCCGTACACGAAACACTTCTCAAGTCGAACCTCGGACTGCTCCGCGAAGGCGACCTGGTGAACCTGGAGCGGAGCATGCGTCCCGACGCCCTGCTGGACGGCCACATCGTACAGGGCCATGTGGACCAGACGGCCCTCTGCACGGGCGTCGAAGAGGCCGGCGGAAGCTGGTATTTCTCGTTCCGTTACGTCCCCCAGGGAGACAACACCACGGTGGAAAAGGGCTCGGTGGCCGTGAACGGCGTAAGCCTCACGGTGGTGGATTCGAAACCCGACAGTTTCCGCGTGGCCATCATCCCCTACACCTACGAACACACCAATTTCTGCCGTATCAAGGAGGGAACGACGGTCAACATCGAATTCGACATCGTGGGCAAGTACATCGCCCGCCTGATGAAGAACTACCTCGGCAAATAA